One Edaphobacter flagellatus genomic region harbors:
- a CDS encoding DUF1015 domain-containing protein — translation MARIYPFRALRYDPARVHMEDVVTQPYDKITPTMQDRYYAASPYNLVRVILGKHLAGDTEENNVYTRAAETLKDWRKEHILVEEAEPALYGYSQTYTVPHSDEVRERRGFIALGHLYDYADKVVYRHEQTFPKHKSDRMSLFKATRAYCEQIYMLYSDPAFTAEKLIFGTKGPNGFDDNPADLAITDEYGVVHKVWKLTDPTLINLIVTAMADKKLIIADGHHRYETSVAYAKERSAQLKLPLNQPADEDEKLPSNHLPSPPFAEAAMMMTFVNMDAPGITILPTHRVVHGIENFSSPDFITKASYYFDIKELDSPDTSILAGIDKTAFIAVTIDGSYLLTAKQDVIDAALQDIPARQRNLEVVQLHRIVLDKLLGLDQETITRLGSVSYIREAAEAISMVTEGDSNIAFLIKPITLEQLKEVSFAGDVMPQKSTDFYPKLLSGLAIYALD, via the coding sequence ATGGCCCGTATTTATCCCTTCCGCGCCCTTCGCTACGACCCTGCCCGCGTCCACATGGAAGACGTCGTTACCCAGCCCTACGACAAGATCACCCCGACCATGCAGGACCGGTACTACGCGGCCAGCCCTTACAACCTCGTGCGGGTCATCCTCGGTAAGCACCTGGCCGGCGATACCGAGGAGAACAATGTCTACACGCGCGCCGCCGAGACGCTGAAAGACTGGCGCAAGGAACACATCCTCGTCGAGGAAGCCGAGCCTGCTCTCTACGGCTACTCGCAGACCTACACCGTGCCGCATTCGGACGAAGTGCGTGAGCGCCGGGGCTTTATCGCGCTGGGTCACCTTTACGACTATGCCGACAAGGTCGTCTATCGTCACGAGCAGACGTTCCCCAAGCACAAAAGCGATCGCATGAGCCTGTTCAAAGCGACACGTGCCTACTGCGAGCAGATTTACATGCTCTACTCCGACCCGGCCTTTACCGCCGAGAAGCTCATCTTCGGCACCAAGGGACCGAATGGCTTTGACGACAATCCGGCCGATCTCGCTATCACTGACGAGTATGGTGTTGTTCACAAGGTCTGGAAGCTGACCGATCCGACGTTGATCAACCTGATCGTAACGGCCATGGCCGACAAGAAGCTCATCATCGCCGACGGTCATCATCGTTATGAGACTTCGGTGGCCTATGCGAAGGAACGTTCCGCTCAACTGAAGCTGCCTCTCAACCAGCCTGCCGACGAGGACGAGAAGTTACCCTCGAACCATCTTCCTTCGCCTCCGTTCGCTGAGGCGGCGATGATGATGACCTTCGTCAACATGGATGCGCCTGGCATTACGATTCTGCCGACGCATCGCGTCGTTCATGGCATCGAAAACTTCTCTTCGCCCGACTTCATCACGAAGGCCAGCTACTACTTCGATATCAAGGAGCTGGATTCGCCTGACACTTCGATCCTTGCCGGGATCGACAAAACAGCCTTTATCGCAGTCACCATCGACGGCAGCTATCTGCTTACGGCCAAGCAGGATGTGATTGATGCGGCGCTTCAGGACATCCCAGCACGTCAGCGCAATCTTGAGGTCGTCCAGCTCCATCGCATTGTGTTGGATAAGCTGCTCGGGCTCGATCAGGAGACGATCACCCGGCTGGGTAGCGTCAGCTATATCCGCGAGGCTGCGGAGGCGATTTCGATGGTTACGGAGGGTGACTCGAACATCGCCTTCCTCATCAAGCCTATTACGCTGGAGCAATTGAAGGAGGTTTCCTTCGCCGGTGACGTGATGCCGCAGAAGTCGACCGACTTTTATCCCAAGTTGCTGAGCGGTTTGGCGATCTACGCTCTCGACTAA
- a CDS encoding N-acetylmuramoyl-L-alanine amidase family protein — protein sequence MTETHLAILKAATVLILSATAGISQTPAPAATPVQPTQPALPKPLPGFYRNLIVVDPAHGGPDAGARLADNAVEKSVTLTFAQRLRPALQGQGFTVTSTRDSDPSDLLSTDQRAGVANHDRPLVCLVLHATSTGSGVHIVSSALEPAAESSRALRWNEAQSATIPLSLKLANEVGLALTNAHLSVNLLRASVPPIDNLICPAVLIEIAPLAPQGGSRTPVTDAAYQQRVAEAIALGLASFRTHNAPAPSSVPPAAPPPLPRAVPPAPAAKPATNPAAAKPSVQPAKPAASGASR from the coding sequence GTGACTGAAACTCACCTTGCCATCCTCAAAGCTGCAACCGTGCTGATTCTGAGCGCAACGGCAGGTATTTCTCAAACGCCAGCTCCCGCAGCAACACCGGTGCAACCCACGCAGCCTGCCCTCCCAAAACCGCTGCCGGGCTTCTATCGCAACCTTATTGTCGTCGATCCCGCTCACGGTGGTCCGGATGCTGGTGCGCGCTTAGCCGACAATGCAGTCGAGAAGAGCGTAACGCTTACCTTCGCGCAACGCCTTCGTCCTGCGCTTCAGGGTCAGGGTTTTACCGTTACCAGTACGCGCGATTCGGACCCGTCCGATCTGCTCTCCACCGATCAACGCGCCGGAGTGGCCAATCATGATCGTCCACTTGTCTGTCTGGTCCTTCATGCGACGTCGACAGGCTCAGGTGTTCATATCGTCTCTTCTGCGCTTGAGCCCGCTGCGGAGTCATCACGCGCCTTGCGCTGGAATGAGGCGCAGAGCGCAACGATTCCTCTCAGTCTCAAACTTGCGAATGAGGTTGGCCTGGCGCTGACGAATGCACACCTGAGCGTCAACCTGCTCCGCGCCTCGGTGCCTCCCATCGACAATCTGATTTGTCCTGCAGTCCTGATCGAGATCGCCCCACTCGCTCCGCAGGGAGGAAGCCGCACGCCCGTGACGGACGCGGCCTATCAGCAGCGTGTCGCAGAGGCTATTGCGCTTGGCCTGGCCAGCTTCCGCACGCACAATGCACCTGCTCCGTCGTCGGTGCCCCCGGCAGCACCACCGCCTCTGCCTCGTGCTGTTCCGCCCGCACCTGCGGCAAAGCCAGCGACGAATCCTGCGGCTGCCAAGCCCTCAGTCCAACCGGCGAAACCTGCTGCTTCGGGAGCGTCGCGATGA
- a CDS encoding GerMN domain-containing protein codes for MIPRYQRILFWSLASACLLMFAFLLRGCQQAHKRLTALNNETPIAAPTSTSTEDVTLYIANDDDATIVATSAKTALPQEPSQRARVLLEYLLAQYAMPKSPHPIPSGSSIDDVFLFAAPASKGKGQVAVINLHGSFVANHPSGVLVEELTIESIIGTLHAALPQVAEVRFLVDGQQVDTLAGHADLERSYPAVDTTMRPTAPSEAATE; via the coding sequence ATGATCCCGCGTTACCAACGTATTCTGTTCTGGAGCCTCGCGAGCGCGTGCCTGTTGATGTTTGCTTTTCTCCTGCGAGGGTGCCAGCAGGCCCACAAGCGACTGACTGCGCTGAACAACGAGACGCCGATCGCCGCCCCAACTTCAACTTCAACCGAAGACGTCACGCTCTATATAGCGAACGACGATGATGCGACCATTGTGGCCACAAGCGCAAAGACTGCATTGCCGCAGGAGCCGTCGCAACGCGCTCGCGTTCTGCTGGAATATCTGCTGGCGCAGTATGCGATGCCGAAGTCTCCTCATCCCATCCCGAGCGGTTCTTCGATCGACGATGTCTTTTTGTTTGCGGCCCCCGCATCAAAAGGGAAGGGACAGGTTGCAGTCATTAACCTGCACGGCTCGTTCGTGGCCAACCATCCCTCTGGCGTGCTGGTCGAGGAGCTAACCATCGAGTCCATCATTGGCACGCTTCATGCGGCCCTCCCTCAGGTCGCAGAGGTTCGCTTCCTGGTGGACGGCCAGCAGGTGGATACGCTTGCCGGCCATGCTGATCTGGAGCGCTCTTATCCAGCCGTCGATACAACGATGCGTCCTACGGCGCCAAGCGAGGCTGCAACTGAATGA
- the murI gene encoding glutamate racemase — MNRNIPTIGVFDSGFGGLTVLRSLLSLVPSANYVYVGDTARLPYGSKSRETIARYALSSAHFLAEKGADLLVIACNTASALALDDIKADMPIPVVGVIEPGAEAALHTSQGSKPHVLVLATAATTQSGAYTRALHALGLRATEKACPLLVPLVEEGWLAEPAQAAVTLEVLHIYLLEALAQAPDASILLLGCTHYPLLKPLIEATLRNLHHPMRIIDSAEATAGAVAALLPRATAAPDVSPECQFYATDSVDKFQRLGSVFLGRPLHQVHLLDLGG, encoded by the coding sequence ATGAACCGCAACATTCCAACCATAGGCGTCTTTGACTCTGGCTTCGGTGGCTTGACTGTCCTTCGCTCGCTGCTTTCGCTGGTGCCGTCGGCCAACTATGTTTATGTGGGCGATACGGCGCGCCTTCCGTACGGCTCCAAGTCGCGCGAGACCATTGCGCGATACGCGCTTTCGAGCGCGCACTTTCTCGCAGAGAAGGGAGCAGACCTGCTGGTGATTGCCTGCAATACCGCTTCGGCTCTCGCGCTCGACGATATCAAAGCCGATATGCCGATCCCCGTCGTTGGTGTCATCGAGCCAGGCGCTGAAGCAGCGCTCCATACCTCGCAGGGATCAAAGCCCCATGTCCTTGTTCTTGCAACTGCGGCTACCACGCAGTCGGGGGCTTACACGCGTGCCCTCCACGCACTGGGGCTGAGGGCGACGGAGAAGGCATGCCCGCTTCTTGTCCCGTTGGTTGAAGAGGGCTGGTTAGCAGAGCCTGCACAGGCTGCAGTCACACTCGAGGTCTTGCATATCTACCTTCTCGAAGCGCTCGCACAGGCTCCGGACGCTTCGATCCTGCTGCTGGGCTGCACGCACTATCCGCTTTTGAAGCCGCTGATTGAGGCGACACTCCGCAATCTTCACCATCCCATGCGCATCATCGACTCAGCCGAGGCTACTGCCGGGGCCGTAGCCGCATTGCTGCCAAGAGCGACTGCAGCTCCAGACGTGTCGCCAGAATGCCAGTTCTATGCCACCGATTCGGTGGATAAGTTTCAGCGACTTGGCTCGGTCTTTCTGGGACGCCCACTCCATCAGGTTCATCTGCTCGATCTCGGGGGCTAG
- a CDS encoding EVE domain-containing protein, with product MPFLLKTEPNKYSYDDLLRDGETVWDGISNPQALMSLRNMKKGEKLVIYHSNIGKAAIGTAKVVSVDPTDPKNPIVRIAPVKKLKREKPLAEIRDAAVFKGSIMFRQFRLSVVPLTEEQYDWLIAP from the coding sequence ATGCCTTTCCTGCTCAAGACAGAACCGAACAAGTACTCTTACGACGATTTGCTGCGCGATGGCGAGACCGTGTGGGACGGGATCTCGAACCCGCAGGCATTGATGAGCCTTCGCAACATGAAGAAGGGCGAGAAGCTCGTCATCTATCACTCGAACATCGGCAAGGCTGCTATCGGTACGGCGAAGGTTGTCTCCGTCGATCCCACTGATCCGAAGAACCCCATTGTGCGGATTGCGCCGGTCAAGAAATTGAAACGCGAAAAGCCTCTGGCTGAGATCCGCGATGCCGCGGTCTTCAAGGGCTCCATCATGTTTCGCCAGTTCCGGCTCTCGGTTGTGCCGCTCACAGAGGAGCAGTACGACTGGCTGATTGCGCCCTAG